DNA sequence from the Acipenser ruthenus chromosome 8, fAciRut3.2 maternal haplotype, whole genome shotgun sequence genome:
TTTGTTTATTTCtccaaaataataattccagtccccttgatgtgattttcaataaaaacagtttaattccaAGACAAAAAGGAAAATCCAATGAAACACAGTACACATATACAGACTGTGCGTACAGAtcttaaaacaatacaatactgtaTGCATATATAGACTGCGCGTACAgatcttaaaacaaaacaatactgtaggtTTACTCCTACAGGACTCTTCAGCGCTGTCAAGTGTAGATCAAACTAGCTGAAGCAGGTGAAGGTTTGGTGGCTTGCAGAGTTCATCTTGGTGAAGTGACAGTCTGGTACCAAGACGGCCACCATTTGCACAGCCACCTAGTTAATTGTGTAATTGATTGTTTaaatggaaaagtgtggaatgtggccaggtggtgaatGGATGATTCATTGTCAATCAACCCCTGGCCACACGGTATAAAAAGACAAATGtttgatgagagagagagagagaaggaaaacaCAGTGATAGCCATAGCTTTGGTGTTGTTTTGGGGTTCTAAGGTtttgttcaaacttttattttgttccagtgttgtgtttatttgtgaatTATTATCAAATTGCAGTTTCTGAGTCTGAGTTTGCTATTCCTGGCATTGACCAGCTTTGACCGCCCGCTGCTTTACCACAGGAGCCTGATACAAAATGAGGATTAGTACTTTCAGGCATTTCAACAGACAGGACAGACCACATGCTGAAAAGAATTGaccatatttgtatttatttttttcaatgatttaTATTTTCGTAAAATGCTTTTACCCAGCTATAACTGAATTGAGCCCTTAGTCTCTTGGTGTTAAAATGACACAAACTATATAACACATCATGTCACTAATGTGGtgttttgtactttaaaatactaaaatagaCAGAAACAcccagtgctaaaaaaaaaaggtttatttaaaacaaaacaattacaaaatgacCTTTAGAACAggttttacatttaattaaaacaaggACGGTATGGTTCAATTTCAACACTTAACCGTATGaatattttatacacaaatatacttttgtattaaaaaatataactgtAACATGATTTATTACTATTAGACAAATTAAGTCAACCTCATTTTACTGTATTGTTATTAACTTTGCCCCATTTCTAAATTGCACAGTGGTACAAGAACATTAATATCGAGATCAGTCAAGTAAATGCAATTGTCTTTTTTTGAGtgatctaaaaaaacaaaatgtaaaatactaaATTCAGTCCAAATGACAGAAATGTTTGCACACAAAATATACAGCAATGTGTGTTGAGCACAATACAGTAGCCAGAGTTACCAGCAGCCAGCAGTTTATAAGAGTCAATAGCCCACCCACCCATCTATCAAGATTTCTCTTATGTTATTATTCCTATGGAAAAGGTCAGATAACTATATATGTagattaactatatatatatatatatatatatatatatatatatatatatatatatatatatatatatatatatatatatatatatatatatagttaatctGTCTCAATCCTTAACGTTAATTTAGTCACACAAGGTTCTTTCTTTTCCcttaataaaatagaaaaactccaaacagcatattaaaatacagtaggAAAAGGGATCTTAGAATCGTGCTTAGAAATCTAACTTTGTatccaattaatttttttaaggaGTAATTATTTTCAATTCCTCAGTTTGGAATTTAGATTTGGTATAATATCctgatgtcatttaaaaaaaaaaaaactgttaaaggtTATTTTCATGGAAATTTGTCAAAATGTTCTTGAATAGTTCATCTTGAGTGCAGACATTGTTCAATCTGCAGAGTGATCCCGGGACTGGTAGGAGATAGATGATTTGCCAAAACCTGCATTAAGGCCAAGACATGCCAATTTagctaatgctgctgctgtcagaAGGTGTTTTTGATGAAAAAGTAGATGTGGAAATGTAGGTCTTGAACAAGCTCATGAGCTTTTGTTTATAGCTTTTCACAGCAAAAAAGTAGATAATTGGATCTAAGCAACAATTCATGTTCATGATGGACACTGTGACCTGAAGAGACATCTTGAAGGCTTTAAGTTCCTCACAGGTTGGATGGTAATAAATCTTCCTGATCATGAACTGCATGATGTTTATGTGGTAGGGGCTGAAACACAGTACAAAGGTAATGAGGATGAGAAGTATGATGTTGGTGGCTCTTTTATTGCGGCCAGATCTGCTGGTTATTGGATTGTGTTTTGCAGAGTTGAACAGTTTCAGGTTGATTTTTGTGTAGCAACACACAATGACCACCAAAGGAATGCAGTAACTGATGGTGCAGGCGAGCAAAAGCAGGTAGGGCAGTTTTGGAGATGCTTCAAAGTTGAAGTACTCCATGCATGTTTCCTTGCCATCCACGGTTCTCACCATTTCCTTGAGGAGCAGAGGTGCTGTCTGACAAAACACCAAGAACCAAACAAGGCCACAGATTATCCTCACAACCTCAACTCTTCTAAGCTTTGTGAGACGATGGGGGTGGACCATCGCAAGATAGCGGTCAATGCTTATGCAAGTCATTATTGCGATGCCCACATAGGTGTTTGTGTAAAATATGACAGTGGTAATCCTGCACATTAAATCACCAAAAGGCCAATCAAACTCCCTGATGTAGTAGGTTATTCTTCCAGGCAATGCCAGAGCAAACAAGGTGTCTGAAACTGCTAGGTTGATTAAGTAAAGGCTTGTCGAGTTGACCTTTTGCTGTTTTTGAAAGGTAATGTAAAGGACTAGTACATTTCCAAATATGCCAACAAGAAACACAACCAGGTAAAAAATTGGGAAAAGAAATTTGGCTGTGTGGCGGCAGATATACACATCACAGTTGCTATCATTTGAGGTCTCATTATTCAAATCTTCATTTAGTTGCCTTGATTCCATGATCTAAGACTTATGATGTctctgtaaacaaaacaaaacttgttttaatacataaaacaaacatgttgGAGCTGCTTGAATTCAAGTCTTTGTTTACAGTTAATGTTTATCTATGACCATAATCATGAATGGGTCTAGGTTATACATAGTACATCTTGGAGAGCCTGAAAACATTATAGCAACAAATATAGAGATGTGTTATACATAGGGTTTGAAGTTAGAGATTTTAAccgataatacaaaaaaaaaacaaaaaaaaaaacacccacgaAGACCTAATtagaagatttgtttttttatttttttaaaccgataaaTGTGGGCTTTGGGAAAATgttaaataatgtcaatcattcactactgtctttctacataaagaaaactgCTCTCAGAAAACATTGCAACTGACCACTCATCAATTTTGTGCACTACGTAATATGAATaatttgcttagcaacgggcttaaCGACCACAAAcctaaacaaaccagcaacatgaCATCGACAGTTAGTTTTTATGGCGTTACGGTTTTATTCAGTGATGTACCGAAAAAgcttttgtaaatataaaactgctgtacaATTATGCTTCTAATGCATATTAAGGTTTTTCTTATGAAAactgctttatttattattattattattattattattattattattatagctacataaatatcaaactttaaTCAGAGTACCACGATGAATGTTtaatcttagaaaaaaaaaaattaaataacttaTTGTATGCTGAGATTAATTACGACAGTAAGCTATAGTCATACGATCGGGtggacagaaaaaagaaaaaaaacaactgtagtgTGATAGATACGCGTGCTGTAATGGGCGTAAAATGAAATCTGTTCTCGCAATCGTCGGATTCAAAATCCATTTCTACATTGCCGGAAATCTAATGTGGACATAACTTAACGTTTGTATAGGCCTATGTATTAGTGAAACATACATTCAAtgtattatagaaactgaaaatgaatgtgttgtttatttataataaaattaagtggtgtttatttataataaccGCAAATAACAGATTTTGCCAAATAATACTAAAAAACCATagaaccgccccccccccccacccctccccgaaacccaactaaaaataaaacccgaaaacgtCAAGCTCTAATTACACAGCACATAACCACTTAAACTGCTTTTAATAAACACTATATACTGTCATAGATATGATAGTAGGCCAtcacattactttttttaaaagtattagaCAGTTGATTTGGTAGTGttttattttagtagtatttTGAAATTTTGAGCTTTATCTATTGGTTGAGGTGGTCAAAACTACCCTGTCAATGTAACTGATTGTTAACATGTGTTAGGGACAGGTccttaggagaaaaaaaaaataagatactcATGTCAGGACCAAATGAAGTCATACCACAATAATATTTAGTAATTTGGTCATTCTAGAGATCACGTATTTGTACTCTAGACTTCTCCTCTAATTAAATACGATGGTAAATAGAAGGGCTTACACGTTTCCCACTAAAACAACTATTAACGTGCATTGTTAACATTTTGAGACACCACAGACCAAATGCATGCAGTATCCTACAGAATTATTATAGTATTTTATATAACTGATAATAATAAGATACAGTTTATCTGAAATCCATCATAGGAAACAAAATAAGAAATGATAAAGTTCTTGAACTAATATACATCATCCTCGTTTAGCTTCCATCCACTTAATTATAATGAAAGTATCTCCTCTTACCACTCTCCTATAAGATAAGAAATCTTTCAAAAGTCTACTTAATATAACGATTTTAATCCTTCATATTATTTTGCTACTTCTATGCTGCCTTTCCATttcaataaacaatatatatgtatttgaaaaaaaaaatgctgatttaaATACTCACAAACTCCTGCAAAGTATTAAGGTTGAAAGAAAAACTCCTTAGCAATGTAGGTCTGACTACTCTCTCCAAGTGGCTTACCATCAAATGGCTTCTGTCACTGTTGTGCTGCACAGTGATGTATGTGTGTGGTTTGCTGAGTTTATCTAAAATCTAGCAACACTCATCATGCGTCTTTTAAGTACAATGCATTGTATATGTTTTGCAACTGTTTTAAGAACAATGGTAGAAAAATATAGACATTTTTAACATGGGATCTATAATCCACATTTGAATAGTAAACTCGAAGAAAATGTTATTGTACTGAGATGTAATATAggacatttttattgattttaatgttgactaattctttttttttctattgaaactattaaattaaTGGGGTATGAAAATGGTATGGTGTCTGTCTGGTTCACCCAAAAATGCATAATCTCTGGATTGTAGAATCACTGCGTAtacaacatattttattactGAATAACAACAAAAGAGTCAAATATGTTTTCAATTCAatttgtgaataaaataaataaactaaccacaaaatcgtgtgtgtgtgtgtgtgtgcgtatatagTAAATATTGActggagagagacacacagtggGAAACTATGGTTTTCAACAAGGGACTATAATGTCACTATAGTTCTTCCCgaggggcctttagtttcccacGATGAGCCGAGGTCTACAGTccgtatttgttttatgaattagtCAAGAAAGTAAGTGTAAGTattgtgtttaaatatagctgttacagaattaataaataaatattgcgtCATAGAATTCTCGGTCCGTTGAGTTTGTTAACGTTGCAGTTATTTACATCTTCGAGTTGGATTTGGATTTGGAATCTTAGGAAGTCATAAAAACACTGAAAGCAAACTTTTTatgatgattttagtgtttgcagcacctttcttttgtaatatattttgtCGTTAATTTTCTGTAACGTCAGAAAATCGCTGTCCAGCAAGATGCGGGTTTGTCCGCCATTTCGCTTTGTTGTGTGTAGAGAGGATGGACGTTCAGCGTAATGACTTCATTTGAAggagtgtgtaaaaaaaaaaaaaaaaaaaaaaaagatagtgaCCAAAAGCAGCGTCACGGAGGCAATAGTTGGgtctatttttggtcatgtgatgaggttttacCCAATCACATGCTGGAATGTCTGTCTAAAGACtgatgtacacacacacacatatatgaagaa
Encoded proteins:
- the LOC117407481 gene encoding G-protein coupled receptor 183-like, with amino-acid sequence MESRQLNEDLNNETSNDSNCDVYICRHTAKFLFPIFYLVVFLVGIFGNVLVLYITFQKQQKVNSTSLYLINLAVSDTLFALALPGRITYYIREFDWPFGDLMCRITTVIFYTNTYVGIAIMTCISIDRYLAMVHPHRLTKLRRVEVVRIICGLVWFLVFCQTAPLLLKEMVRTVDGKETCMEYFNFEASPKLPYLLLLACTISYCIPLVVIVCCYTKINLKLFNSAKHNPITSRSGRNKRATNIILLILITFVLCFSPYHINIMQFMIRKIYYHPTCEELKAFKMSLQVTVSIMNMNCCLDPIIYFFAVKSYKQKLMSLFKTYISTSTFSSKTPSDSSSIS